GCTGTCAATTAGCCACAAATGTTCCTTGTAGTATATCTCTAACAAAGTGACCTAGTACTATAATTCTGTTTTCCTAAAACTTCAGAAGACAAAACTAATCCACTTTTAAAACAGAAATTGGCAAAAAGAAATTAACAGCTATGACAAACAGAATCAGAAcctcgagaaaaaaaaagaatcatgatAAGTTGAGAGAATCCAACTGACCGGCACTCTTGCCTTTCACTTGAAAGGCAGGTTACAACCGCTACCACCAACCAACCCCTGAAACAAAACTGTTGCGGTGTCTCTTACATGATGATGCAAATGCAACATGGCAATGCTCTACAGAGTCTAACACTCTAACTATAGATCGTCCATGCATCACCACACTTGCAAGAACATGTACATGAAACAGGACAGAGCAAGAGACGACAAGGATGTGGCAGGTGGAGCTTCGGCATAGGAATCTGTTGAATCGACATCAGGTGGGCTCAATCCTCCAGAGCCCGGTGGTGACTTAAACGTGGCGCTTGGAGTTGAGGATGTTGAACCTGGTGCTCCTGATTGTTGCCCGGCAGTGCTGCAAACAACAATTACCATCATGAACAATCTGATTCTGTTCAAGCAATGATGGTATAACTTCTGATGtataaatcataataaactgAATGAAATACATAAAGTATTTAGGTGTTCATCagacaaataaaaataaaacacaaAGCTACATAAATTgtatccagttttttttttgtcaatgcTCGATTAATGTAGATAAAAGGGTTCAAGATTCACCCCACCATCGACTCTTCATTGAAAGGCTCCaaactattttttaaaaacgaAAAAGGCTCcaaactattttttttaaacgaaAAAGGCTCCAAACTATTTATCTATCTATTTTAATAGCTTATTTTGTAACACCACTGATGATGCAGTATATTGTTAGAGACCAATTAGCTAGTTGAGCGATGTCTGTCTCGAGGACCCAATTGAAACGAAAACATGATCCATGCTCTGTAGTATGTCCATTTTTATTTCCCTTTTGCATAAACTGATCTATTAATGCCATCgaagaaataatttttttaacatCATAACAGAGGGACGGCAATCAGTCCTTATTGGACGAAATCCTAATGTTTACTGCTTAGTGTCATAACAAATTCTACATTCATCTGTAAGACAACCTACAAATGTAATGTAGCCACTATATTTTGGACACAAGAACACAAATCATTCTCTCCCAACAATTTATAGCCATCTCTTCCACTGAAATTCATGTTTATTCATTAGTAGTAGTAGCGTTATGCTTGCCAATGAACCTAGTCCTTCAAATTAAGCAGACATTTCCAAGTATAATACAGGTTGAAGAGTTGGTTGGTGCAAAATACAGATACTTTGAAGGATTAGAACCTTCTAATTCAGAAATGAATGATGCAGAAATACGTGAATTATCTTTCGTGATTTTATACGCTATACATGCCTATTTACTTtaggtgtattgaatttctacAAGATAAAATAAGTTATCTAGTGAATCAATGAAGTTATGTATATAATTAGAAGTACCACATTGCCTGAATTATTTCTGCACTTTTTGAAATGGAGACTAGTATTATGTAATGCATTCACCTTGGAGATGAAGGGTAGGTGCATGATCCATAAcctgcaatgcaaaatgcaaactgAATAAGGGTAGGTGCATGATCCATAACCAACTATAACAAACATACCCCAATAAAAGATAGCTGACAGCATTTCAAAAAGTGTAGCAATAcaactttcatcatttcctTACTGTCGTTCCATTCCGCACAACGTACGTATCCAGTATACACTATACTTATATAGTTATATTATGCACCTCTAAAACTGGAATCTATACGTACTATTCTCGTATATATGAAGGGAAGACAAAGGTAGTGAAGAAAAACTAGTAGTAATTAGCCACATGAATGAAAAGAAATTACGTGAGAAATAACTCATCATCAAAAGccctaaaaagaaagaaaagcaacCGGCCGGCAGTTTAGCAGAGTACTGTATGGTTGCGCAAAGCAAAAGAGACAGAGGACGTACTCCAATGCAAGACCGAACAGAAAAGCAAAAGCTAAAGGGGCGGAGACGGATTGAGGATACGGCAACAGTGAAGAACATGAGCACGGCGCAAAGTAATCAAGGTACTGACTGGGGTCGGTGAGCGTGACGGTGGCGGTGCCGGTGAAGTCGCAGGcccccggcgcggcgcgggagcgcTGGAAGATGGAGTTGAAGGCGTAGGAGGCGTGCGCGGCGAGGGTGTTGGGCAGGTAGCAGAGGCCGCTGGCCTGGATGGGCGCGCAGTCGGCGCCCCCCGCGGGGCCGCACGCGTAGTCCAGCGCCGACTGCAGCGCCTTGTCCGACGCCCCGCTCCGCGCGATGCACCACGCCgcagcgcccgccgccggccgcgccgccgccgcgagcagcAGCGCCGAAAGCGCCACGGCGACGAGCCACGGCGCCGCGGGGaggctcccgcgccgccgcagcatgtGGTGGGAGTGTGGGACGAGCGAAGAGGGGACGAAGGCCGGCGGTCGTCGGGGAGAGGAAGTAAAGGTGGTGAGAAGGGAATGTTGGGAGGGAGGGTGATGGGGGATAGGGAAGAGGCGTGGCCGTGggggcggcagccggcagggaGGATCTCCTTCTCCCGCTCCTTCCTTCCACAAGCTGCTTTCTTTTTGGTTTTCCTTTGCGTCGACGGGTGGACGTCGGGTTGGGTTGAGTTGGATTGTGTATGGCTGCCTGTCCAACTTTTTGTTGCGAGCACCATGTTTGTTTCAGCCCAAGATGGAAAGAAAGCGTCGTCACATTCCGGAAAACTATCATAATACCATTCAAATCCCTCTACACATCTACTTCAAAGGCCAATTCAAAAAGTCAGGGCAGCAGATATCCCTAGCTTCGGAGAACCAATCTTCTATATTTTGAAATTTGGAGGAATTCCGCTTCAAGTGCTTGAAAATTAAGGGAGCTGCGTGCTAAATCTCAACGGCACGTTCGATTGCTAAATCTTGATCCAACTATCAGATAGTTATCTTGTTTCTCCATTTGTTTTCCTGTATGCAACTTCGCATCTCTACAATCTCGAGCGCTCACCCTTTGCCCtgtccgcctcctccttcccAGTCGGCGAGCAGTACGGCATCACGATATATAACGCAAAAGACACTTACATCAGGAGACGAAACTATTACATTTCTAAAGACAAACTCATTTCTGATGAGCCAAAGGCTCCAAGCAATACAGCCAAACAGAAAAACAATCGCGCTCTCTGCAGATCTTGCTCATAAGACATGATGCATGATGCATTGCGAGAATCTAAATTTACAATCGCGCGCTAGGGCGCTTCCTGGAAGGCGACGCGAGCTGTCTCCACGTGACTGCCTAGGTATACActtgttttctctttttttatttctattttccAATTATTTCATTTTGTTTTTAGATTTTCTCTATTTACATTCCATTATGTGTTGAAGTTTTCTTGACAACTTTTTTATGAAAATCGAGCTAAAAAGATATATCAAGGATCGAACTCAGAAGTTGTATGGTGAACTTATGCGTAAAAAGATTGTGTGAAAAATCCTCCCAATAAAGATAACATTATACAAATTGTGCTAAAAAAATTGTCCTCCACAATTATTTTAGAAAAAACTATGCATTAAAATTGTACGTATCATAAAATTTATGGTAAAAATTATATTTCAACAAATTGTTAAGAAAGAATTATATGTAAAAAGTTGTGTGTATCATAAAGTTATGATGCAAATTTATCTCTGAGAAGGCATTATACGTagaagcagtggcggagcttgagTAGCTAATGAGGGGGGTAGCTGGGTAGCTATTAATTTTCTCTGAAAATCAATGAACAGTAGCGATTTACTGTTCATTTAGTGTTAattttcattgaccagggggcCATGGCCACCCCTAAACTCCATCAAGCTCCGCCAGTGCGTAGAAGTTATAACTTTTCAAAAGGAGAAAATTACGGAGAAACTTTTTTTCCAAGAAAGGAAATACCTATTGTCGGAGAATCACTCGCTGGGAGCTACCCTGGCAAGCGCGTGCTAATTAGCCGTGTGACTGTTTGGTTGTATTGAGTTGCACGTAACTATTAGTTTAACCCAAAGGTTAAGCTAATGGAAAAAGTGAGAAACTCAAATTACGGTGCATGACATCGACCAATTCTTGCTAACAAAAATATTGTCATATAAATATGCATTTGCTGACGTTAAAGGAGGATCTAATATTGACAGCTAAGATTGTGTCCTTAAGGTTTATCTCACATTCATAAAAGAAGGCTAAAATGGATGCATGTCCTTAAGGCCCCGTTTGGATGTCATGGAGCTCATAATTGAGAATTGGAATCGGATAACACGAATACCGCTGTTTGGATGTTTGTGGAATTGAGAGTTGGTATTGAAGAGCCAATACCATGGAATCAACCCACAACTAAAATATCCTTTCCTCAAAATCGAGCCTTCCCCTCCGTATTGGGAGGAATCAGCCAACCCTGCGCCCCCTCTGACGGCCAACTGTGCCCCCTCCAATGGCCAACCTCGAGCCAACCCCACGCCCCCTCTGAAGGCCAGCAGCGCCGTCCTCCCCTGCCTCCCTCCGTCAgcgctctcctctccctccctcctccggcggGTGCACTTCATCTTCTCCTGCCTCCCTTTGCCGATGGCTAcgccgcccctctcctccctccctccctccactgGGAGGGGGGGGTCCCCTATCTCCCTCAGGCAGGGGCTGCCCATCCTCCCCTGCCTCCCTCCTCCGACAGGCCACGTTGCCCCTCTCCTACCTTTCTCCACCGACGCGGAGGAGAACGGGGAGCAAGAGCACAACAAGGAGGAGCTCCGGGGTAGGAAGCTCGAGCACAACAAGGAGGACCTCCGCGGCACGGCTCCATCTCTCCCTCCGCCGACGAGCGGCGCgacgcccctcccctgctcccttcACGATGAGCCCCGCACCGCTCCTCCACTGGTGAGCCGCGTGGCTCCTCCCCTGGCTCCCTCTACGTGGACAGAATCAGATGCCACGGATTGGTAGTGGCCAGCTACTTCGATTCCATCTTGTAGTTTCATCCACATTCAAACAATGAATTTGATATTATAACCTAATACAAATAGGAGACTGATTTGGCATTGAACCCAATTCAATGCTAAGGCCTCCAATATTGACATCCAAACGAAGCCTAAGGTTTATCTCACAGTCATAAAAAGAAGACTACAACGGATGCTCATGGATGGATCTGTGGAGCAATTAGCAGAAATGATACAGGAGAGGTCAACGCAAAGCACTAAGGGGGTATGGAGACCAAAGTAAACCACGAAACCTTGgtaaataatattttattgCCCTTAAAAGCAACATATGGTCGGTGCATTGTTCATCATCGTTCTTAGAAAGTTTTGATCCAAAAGAATATTTCTTTGGCATGCAGGATTTGCCAAAAAAGCTAGGGACATATGTTGACAACAAAAAATGATATGAGAAACGAGTAGATAATAATGTAAAATTACAATTTGTATTTTTATGCATATCTCTTTGTTTGGATTTCAAACTAGAGAGTTAtgaatctatactataaaggataaaaaaaattgatcaCACGTGTAACTGGCAGTCAAACCATCACATATTATAGCGGTACAATTTTTTTGTTGctagaatattttttttgctGCCGGAATATTATTCCCGAAAAGATGATtccagcaaaaaaaaatattccaaaaaTTGACTACATGTCAATCGAGTAATTTTCATTTAGGGTTTTAATCGATCTTTGGACTAGTCTTATCCTGCCACTGTTTTTGGGAGGGGAAATTAGCCGACCGACGACGTTGCTTGCTGAACCCAGGGCGGCGGTTGGCACACGGCCACACTGGTGGTCGAGCAGCAAGTAGATGGGAAGGCCATGGACGGAGAGGCTTGAGCCGGCCGCGGACATGACCTGCATACGACAGTAATTTCGCATAGCCGAATGGACCACATTTTTTTGCATTTTGATCATTCTCATGAAAATTTTTCATATATAAACTTTTTTTATAACAAATTTGAACAATAAACCCTAAGCTCGGCGTCATAGTCTACGACGCCCAGCTAACACATCTTGACGTCATATTTTGTGACGCCGAGCTACCACACTCGCGTGCCGAGCTGGCGCTGATGTGGCAAAATTCGGCGTCACAAATATGGCACCGAGCTCGGCGTCGCTGATCGTGCGGCCGAGGTAGCGACTCTGCGCACCTCGTCAGAACTTGGAACAACCCCGAGGTAGCCGCCTCAACTCCGTCACGGCAGAGGGTAGAGCACGGGAGCCGGCACGCTTTCCCAGCTCCCGAGGCGCACCACTGCAGCCGGGACTgacgtgcgtagcttctgaagACAAGCGACGGAGAGGGATCAAAAGTGTGGGAGCAAGGAAAAGTAAGCGTTTAATGTTGCGGCTCCCACTCTGTCTCTTTCTTGGGATACAATGCAACTGTGCAACGAGCATCATTTTTACTATGGTAATTCGAATATGGAACAACCACTTGAAAGTTCATGGTTATCTACTTGTTTTATATAAATAACTGATTTGTGCGTGTACATTGCTACAGATCGTAAATATTCTGAAGCCAATTGAGATCTGAAGCATCAACCATTTTGAATTGTATGCAACAAAAGGGCTTTCTCTTCTGTATGCAATAAAAGGGCTATAAAGATCAAATATACACTAGATTACCATGAATTGTGTGTCAATGAATGAATTAAACATACAGCCAAATAGACGACTCATTGTACAAGCTGTATGTTTAACCTGTCTGTTTGTGATAAATAGACAGCAGTTGTTTACACTGTTGTACTTGCCCTTATAAAAGATTAGATTTTCTAATTAATTACTAGAGAATTAATTTACTGTTCATTTTCTTTGTCATTCTCTCTCTGTTTATGCTCCGGGCATCTATCAAGAAAAAGATTCCAACACAATATTCTCTTTTTTCAAAGCCATCCTAGCAGTGTCACTGCCCATCAGCGCGCAGCACCCAGTTCCATCAGTCATCATAGCCGGCCTAAAGTCTACAAGCACCAGCTACCTCCAggcgcgcgctctctctctctgcgtaCGAGAGATTCAGGGCTTGTTTGGTTACAACACTTTTTTCATAagtctctatcacatcaaaaagaatcttattattttatagtattaaataaaatctgtttataaatgttttttgacagctgagtgcta
This window of the Panicum virgatum strain AP13 chromosome 1K, P.virgatum_v5, whole genome shotgun sequence genome carries:
- the LOC120702788 gene encoding PLASMODESMATA CALLOSE-BINDING PROTEIN 1-like is translated as MLRRRGSLPAAPWLVAVALSALLLAAAARPAAGAAAWCIARSGASDKALQSALDYACGPAGGADCAPIQASGLCYLPNTLAAHASYAFNSIFQRSRAAPGACDFTGTATVTLTDPSYGSCTYPSSPSTAGQQSGAPGSTSSTPSATFKSPPGSGGLSPPDVDSTDSYAEAPPATSLSSLALSCFMYMFLQVW